CGCACCTCGTCCTCGGTGATGGTGAGCGGGGGCATGAGCACGATCACGTCGCCCAGAGGGCGGAGCAGCACCCCGCGGCCGACCGCGGCGGCGCAGACCTTCCGCCCCAGCCGTCGCCCGGGAGCCGGCTTCAGCTCCACGCCTCCCATCAGGCCGCGCAACCGCACCTCGCTGACGACCGCCAGCGGCGTGATCCGGCTCTCGAGGAGCCGGCCCAGCTGCTCGGATCTGGCCCGGACGTTGGCGAGGACGTCTCGGGCGTCGAGCAGCTGCAGGTGCCGGAGAGCGACCGCAGCCGCCAGCGCGTTGCCGCTGTAGGAGTGGCCGTGGTAGAAGGTCTTCTCACTCAGGTCAGGGCCGCTGAAGGCGTCGAAGACGTGGCCGGCGGCGACCGTCGCCGACATCGGCAGGTAACCTCCGGTGAGGCCCTTGCCCAGGCAAAGCAGGTCCGGTGTCAGCCTGCATAGGGAGGACGCGAAGAGCTCGCCGGTCCGGCCGAAGCCGGTCGCGACCTCGTCGCACACGAGCAGAACTCCCAGCTGCTGGCAGCGCTCGCCGAACACCTGGAAGTCCGCCGGTTCGCCCATCAGCATCCCGGCGGCGCCCTGGACCAGGGGCTCGACCACCACCGCCGCCAGCTCATCCGCATGGGCTTCGAGGCGTCGCAGCGCGCCGCCCACCCAGTCTTTCGAGCCGGGGCCGGGAGCCCTCAGCACCGGGAAGCGGAGCGGGTCGAAGACCGAGGTGCCGAAGCCGCCGTCACCCAGGGACAGGGAGCCCACCGTGTCGCCGTGGTAGGCGCCGCCCAGCGCCAGGTAAGCGGTTCGCGAGCGGCCCCGGTTGGCCCAATACTGGAACGCGATCTTCAGCGCCTGCTCGACGGCGGCGGCGCCGTCGGAGGCGAAAAGGAAGTGCGGCCGGCTGACCGGCACCACCGCGGCCAGGGCTTCGGCCAGCTCGACCACGGCCCGGTTGCCATTGCCCAGCATGGTCGAGTGGGCGACCTTGGCCAGCTGGTCGATCAGCGCCTGGTCCAGCTCAGGCACCCGGTGGCCCAGGGTGTTGACCCAGAGCGAGGAGATGCCGTCGAGGTAGCGCCGGCCCTCGACGTCCACCAGGTAGTGCCCCTCGGCTCGGTCCACGATGACGGGCGCGTTGTCGGCGAAGCAGGACATCTGGGTGAAGCCATGCCACACCACCGCCGCGTCCCTTTCGACCCAGCTCCGGCCGCCGCCACGCTGGGCCCGCGCCCGGCCGGTGTCGGTCACAGCGAGGGCGCCCCCTGGTGGGTCCAGCACATCTCCCAAAAGGCCAATTC
Above is a window of bacterium DNA encoding:
- the bioA gene encoding adenosylmethionine--8-amino-7-oxononanoate transaminase; the protein is MTDTGRARAQRGGGRSWVERDAAVVWHGFTQMSCFADNAPVIVDRAEGHYLVDVEGRRYLDGISSLWVNTLGHRVPELDQALIDQLAKVAHSTMLGNGNRAVVELAEALAAVVPVSRPHFLFASDGAAAVEQALKIAFQYWANRGRSRTAYLALGGAYHGDTVGSLSLGDGGFGTSVFDPLRFPVLRAPGPGSKDWVGGALRRLEAHADELAAVVVEPLVQGAAGMLMGEPADFQVFGERCQQLGVLLVCDEVATGFGRTGELFASSLCRLTPDLLCLGKGLTGGYLPMSATVAAGHVFDAFSGPDLSEKTFYHGHSYSGNALAAAVALRHLQLLDARDVLANVRARSEQLGRLLESRITPLAVVSEVRLRGLMGGVELKPAPGRRLGRKVCAAAVGRGVLLRPLGDVIVLMPPLTITEDEVRVLVEALEAAITEAAEL